GCCTGGTCGGCTTCCCGAAGGCGACGCTCAAGCTTGCCGTCAGTTATGAGCGGTGGCCAGGCGGGTCGCATTCCCCTGCCGACTCCACCAAGAACGAAGTCTTTATTAACAAGATTCGTTAGTAAAGGAATCGTTCCTCGTTCCTAGACTTCTGGAAAGGTGGTGGTACGATCGGAACCGGTCGTTTGATGCCCCGCCTGTCGCAGCAGGCCCTCGAGGCAGGTCGCCCATTCCTTGTTGCCATCTCTGAACGGACCAAGCGCATCGCCGGCAGGCTCCGGGAGATCGCCTGCAGCGGCGGCGAAGCGGCGAGCCTCCTGACTATCTCCCACGGCCGTGTGGCAGCACGCCTGAATGCGGAGCAGCGCCGGCCAGTCAGGCCGCGCCTTTAGCGCCGCACGCCCCGTGTCGAGCGCGCCCTCGAGGTCGCCCGAAAAGAACAGCGCAAGCATCAAGAGGCTGAACCAGACCGCATTCTGAGGATCGTGGGGGTTGAGTTCGAGGCCGCGAGCCAGCGGCTTTCGCGCACCGGCCGCATCGCCCACGAAAAGACGGGCCATGCCGAGCACGAGATACCCCAAGGCGAAGCTCGGACCGAGTTCGATGGACCGTTCCGCTGCGAGGATCGCCTGGTTAGCCCTGCCTGTGTAGGCCGACACAATCGCCAGCGCATAGTGGGCATACGGATTCCGGGCGTCGAGATATATCGCCCGCAGGGCCGCATCGAGTCCTTCCTTCCCGTCCGAGGCGGGATTTTCCGTCCAGCCATAGGCGATGAGGCCTGCGTTGACCCGCGCCCGCCAGATCTGCGCCTCTGGCAGCATGGGATCGAGCTCCGCGGCCTCTCGGAAGAATCGCCGTGCGAGAAGGTGGGTTGGCTGCGTTACCTTGTGAAAATTGAATGTACCTTGCCGTACAAGGTCCCAGGCGGTCACGTTGCCGGTGTGCGGAGCAACCTGAAGTCCATGGCGCAAGAGCAGTTCGGGCTCGACCGCAGCTGCGATCCGCTCGGCGATGGCGTCCTGCACCGCAAATACCTCGACCACTTGAAGATCGTAATGTTCGGACCAGACGGTGGCGCCCTTGATTGCGTCGGCGAGGTGCACCGATATCCGCATCCGATCGCCGGTATGCCGGATGGCTCCATCCACCAGAAAATCGACGCCAAGGTGGTGCGCGATAGACTTCGGATCCCTCGGGCCGTTCCTCAATGCGAAACTCGCCCCACGCGACGCGACGCGGAACCATCGGAACCGAGCAAGCGCCATGATCAGGTCGTCGGCGATACCGTCGGCCAGATATTGTCTCTCGGCATCGCCGCCGAGATTCTCGAAAGGCAGTACTGCAATCCCGGGGCTGGATCTCGCCTCCGAATGCCTTGGGCTATCGGGTCCGTCGGTCCGGCGCTCCACCGGACTGGAAAATCTGTATCCGACCCGCGGGACCGTGACGATCCAGTCGCCGCCGTCTGATGCCGGGCCGAGCAGCTTGCGGAGGGCAGCAATCTGAACGGAAAGATTACTCTCCTCGACGGCGAGGCCCGGCCAAACGACATCCATCAGCGCCGACTTGGTGACGACACGCCCATCTGCAGCGAGTAGAACGGCAAGCAGCGAAGCGCCACGGGCGCCGATGGCGACAGGCCGATTGTCACGGAGAAGGCATCCGTTCTCGGCAATGAACTCGAAGGGGCCGAATGCAAGGCGCTGGGTGCTCATGATTGGGGATGATACGCCCGATTTCGGAATTTTTTGGAATTTTTCGGCCCTCGTTTCAGGACTTGCGCCGGCTCCGCGAGCAAACTCAGCTCCATGCAGCAGTTGAGGTCCTGAGAGCGATGAAGAACGAAGCAATGCAACCGAAAAATGCTCATGTATTAACCGCGAAAATCGTAGGCGGGAGTGACAGCTATGTCGCCGAGCAGGGATCTGTCTATCGCTCGGGAGTCTCGGCGGAGAGCGTCGGATCCAGCATCCTGTGGCTCGGGATGATATCGCTCCCCGCAGGGAGACGAACCAGCGCCCATCGCCATCAGGGACACGAGACGGCCCTGCTTATGACCGCAGGCAAAGAGATCGAGATTTGGTCGGGGGCCGGGCTCGAACGGTGCGAAAAGGTCTTCCCCGGCGACTACCTATTCATTCCGGCCGGCGTTCCGCACGTGGCCGTCAATCGCAGCACGGAAACCGCCGAGTTCCTCGGTGCCCGCAACGACCCCGCAGCGAACGAGAGCGTCGTGCTGATGCCGGAACTCGACGACATCGTACCCTAATCAGGCCGGGAGGTGCGCTATGGCCATCATTGAACAACGTCTGGCCGCTATGGGTCTGGAACTGCCCGAGCCTCTGAAAGTGCGCGAAGGGCTGCATATGCCTTTCGCCTGGGTCCGGGTGCGCGGCACGCGCGCCTACATCTCGGGTCACGTCGCGTGTAACCGGGATGGGACATTGGCAAGGCCCCTCGGCAAGGTCGGGACCGAGGTTTCGCCGGAGCAGGGTTACGCGTCAGCGCGGCTCGTTGCCCTGGCCCATCTCGCGAGCCTCAAGCGGGCTGTCGGGAACCTCGATCGGGTTACGGCCTGGCTGCGCGTCTTCGCCATGGTGAATGTTGCTCCGGGATTCAATGAGACGCCGCTTGTCACAAACGGTTATTCTGACTTGATACTGGAGCTGTACGGGCCTAACGCTGGCGCTCACGCCCGCTCGTCCATCGGCATGGCCATCCCTTTGAACGCGCCCGTAAACTGCGAAGCGGAAGTGGAAATTGACGGGTGACCGCTTAGGATCGATCTTTAACCGTCTTCGAATCCCAAGGCCGTCTACAAAAAGCGTAGCGTCGTCGAGCGCATGTTCTGCCGCCTCAAGGATCGCCGGCGCATCGCTTGTCGGACGCTAAGCGGCGCGGTCGATCGCTACCCACTTGCAGATCAGAGCGACCCGGGCCGGCCCTACGGGCCCAGGTCTCCTGAGACGATTCGGCGTTGCACGTTCTCCAACTGAATCCCTGAGGCATGGATGCTGCGACGACGCGATTGCTTAAGAAACGTGGTTGAACACGATCATTTTGTCGTCGGCCATCTCTTCCATCGTCCAGGGAATGCCGCCGACCCCGTATCCCGACTGCCGGCGCCCTGCAAACGGCATCCAGTCGGTCCGGAAAGCGGTGTGGTCGTTCACGAGCACAGCCGACGCATCCAGACGCTTCGCCGCCCTCAGGGCAACTGCCATGTCGGAGGAAAAGATGCTCGCCTGGAACGCATATGGCAACGCGTTGGCAATGCGGATTGCCTCGTCAAGTTCGCTGTAACGATATACGCAGGTCAGTGGCCCGAAAACCTCGAGACGAGATACCCTGGCGTCTTCGGGAGGATCAAGAAGGACCGAAGGCAGGAGGGTGGTCTCTGACATCCGCCCTCCTCCGAGCTGCCTGGCGCCGGCGTCAACCGCTTCCTTGATCCAGCTCGCGACACGTTCGGTCTCGCGTGGCAGGATGAGCGGTCCGACCTCTGTCTCTTTCAGTGTCGGATCACCGACACGAAGGGTGCCGACCTTGGCGGCGAGAGTGTCCGTGAACGCGGTCAGAATGTCCTCATGCACGAAGAGACGCTGCGCGGACACGCAGACCTGCCCGGCATGATAATAGCCGCCTTTGACAATGGCACCGACGATCACGTCGAGGTTTGCGCTGCGGTCAACGATGACGGGCGCCGCCCCGCCGTGCTCGAGCGCGCATCTGGTGCCTGGCGAAAGCTTGCTCTTGAGGTACCACCCAACTTTCGCAGAGCCGATGAAGCTTAAAAACGCGACGCGGTGATCGGTTGCGAACGCTTCGGCAAGCGCATTGTCCTCCGTAACGAATGTCTGACACCACCGCTCATCGAGGCCGGCTTGCCAGAGCAACTTGGCAATCTCCACGCAGGAAACCGGCGTCGTCGCCGCCGGCTTTATGATCACCGGGCAACCGACGGCGATTGCTGGCGCGATCTGGTGGATGACGAGATTGAGCGGATGGTTGAACGCCGAAATCGCCGCCACCACGCCCATCGGCTCCTTGGTGGTGAAGGCCCATCGATTCGTGCTGGCAGCAGTAAGTCCCATCGGGATTTCCTTGCCGCCGAAGTTACGGAGTTCGTCGGCCGCGTTGACGAGGCCGTCGATCGCGCGTGTAACCTCAATGACCGCATCCGTAAGCGGCTTGCCGCCCTCGCGAGCGATCATCATTGCAAAGCGGTCACGGTTCTCCTCCAAAAGCTCCGACGCCTTTCTCAGGATCGCCATCCTCTGATGCGCTGGCAGCCAGGCATCGCGGTCGGCGAAGGCTTTCGCGGCGACAGAAAGCTTGTGATCGAGAGCCGCGGCATCGTCGGCTGGGACTTCCGCGATGAGTTCGCGATCAAACGCCTGGTAAACCTTCAAGTTGAGCGGCATCTCAGATCTCCAATATCGCGGGGAGCCGTTCACGGAGCTCCTTCACCAGCACCCGTTCGTTTTCCGAGTAGTCGACCGGGACGGTCACCAGATGCACGCCGCCGCCGGAGAACGCATTTTCGAGAACCTGTTCGAACTGGCCGATGTCATCGACCCTGGTCCCGCTCGCACCGTAGGACTCGGCATATTTTACGAAGTCGGGATTTGCGAACGTCATGCCGAAGTCAGGGAACCCGTCGACGGCCTGCTTCCAGCGGATCATTCCGTACGCACGGTCCTCGATGACGAGGACGACGAGGTTCAGTTTCATGCGCACCGCCGTCTCGAGTTCCTGGCTGTTCATCATGAATCCGCCGTCGCCGCAGATCGCCATGACACGGCGATCGGGGTGGAGCATCGAGGCGACCATGGCCGAGGGCAGCCCTGCTCCCATCGTGGCAAGCGCGTTGTCGAGCAGCAGCGTGTTCGCCATCTTCGTCCGATAATTCCGGGCAAACCATATCTTGTACATGCCGTTGTCGAGCGCGAGGATGCCGTCGTGCGGCATCACCTCACGGATGTCGTGGACAAGGCGCTGGGGCGTGAAGCGGTCCTCGGTGGCGCGGGCCGCGATGCGCTCGAGGATACGCTCCCTGAGGTGGAGCAGTGCCTGGGCGTTCGGGAGCCGGCCTTCAATGCGATCGGCAAGCGCCTTAAGCGACGGCCCGATGTCGCCGATCACCTCCGACTGTGGAAAATAGACCTGTTCGACGGTCGCCGGCTGGTATCCGACATGGACGACATGAGGGCCGCCCTTACCCATTATGAACGGCGGCTTTTCGATCGTATCGTGGCCGATGGTAATGATCAGGTCGGCCTGCTCGATGGCCTCATGGACATAGTCCCGCTCCGAAAGCGCGGCCGTGCCCATATAAAGTTCGGTCCCGCCTGGAACCGTGCCCTTGCCCATCTGGGTCGTGAAGAACGGGATGCGGGTGCGCAAGACGAACTGCGCAATGTCGGACGTCGAGCGCGGGCGCGAGGCAGCGGCGCCGAACATCAGCAGCGGACGTTTCGCTGCAGTGATGAGGGCGGCGGCGCGATCAAGCGCCGCATTGCTTGCGGTCGGCAGCTCGAGCTGATGCGGCGCGACCATGGCCATCGGCTGACATTCCTCGGCGGCGATGTCCTCCGGGAGCTCCAGGTGAACGGGGCCTGGCCTTTCCTCCTGCGCAATCCGGAACGCTTCCCTGACCGTCGTCGGGATCATCTGCGGCGATACGATCTGCCTTGCGAGCTTGGTAAGCGGCTTCATCGAGGCAACGACATCGACCACCTGGAACCGGGCCTGGCGAGACGACAGGATACCTTTCTGACCGGTAATCATCACCATCGGCATCGCGCCGAGCAGCGCGTATGCCGCACCCGTCGAAAGGTTCAATGCACCCGGCCCAAGCGTCGCCAGGCACACCCCCGGTTTTCCCGTCAGGCGGCCGTAGGTCGCAGCCATGAACGCGGCCGCCTGTTCGTGGCGGGTGAGCACCAACTGGATTGACGATTTGCGGATGGACTCGACGACGTCGAGGTTCTCTTCGCCGGGAATGCCGAAGATGCGGTCGACACCTTCGTTCTCAAGTGCGGCCACGAGAAGATCAGAGCCTTTGGTCATGGATGGGTGCCCGTGCTGGTTGGCGTGTCGATCGGTCGAGGGTTCCAGGATTGGAAGACGGCAACTCTGAAGATAGGCGCCTTTGCGGCGTAGTCCAATCGGATTTGGCGCCGGTTCTGACGGGGCGCCATCGGCTCATCGATTGTTGCCTTCAACGAGAAAGTCTGTCGCGACGGCCAGCCACCTGATATTCTCCCCCAACCTTGGAGATCAGGCTCGGGATGAAGCCGATCTCGATTCCCGGTCCGCCCGATCCGGGCTTTGCGAGGCAGAACGGCTACGGCTGGCTGCGTCAACAGGTCATGCGCCTGCTGAGCTCCGGCATCAGGAGAAAATCGAAACGCCGCCCAAAGGATCGGCCATTCGTTTCTCTCCGTGACAACGAACGGCGGGCAGCTCGGAAACATCACCTCCCTGATCGAGGGGGTCAAATCCGCCCAGTGATGGACGGATCTTCCCGTTCGAGAGGACCACGAGGCGCTGGGACTGCGCCGAAACGGGTCGTGCGGAGGGGAAGGTCATGGGCGCGGTGCAGTGACGCCCGGGCTGGCGAACACGATCCTGTTAGGGCATGCTCGCGTGCTAGCGGACAGGAAGCGTCAGGTTGGTTTCTTGTATGCGGATGCGAGCAGCACTAAAATGCGGCGTAGCTGCGCCATAAAACATAAAGGCTGACGCAGAAGACGACCCACCGGAAGATCTGGGCAAGTGCGTTTCGATGGGTTGCCAGCCGACTGGCGGCTATGGTGCCGACAATTCCGCCACCAATGCCGCCGGCAATAAAGTATCCAGCGGTCAGCCAATCTACAAAGCCAGACGCGGCATAGTTTGCGGCCGTCATCAGACCGAAAGTGCCGACAGCGAGAAGTGACGTGCCGACCGCATTGATGAGGGGCATGCCGGTGGAAAGTAAGAGGCCCGGGACGATGAGGAAGCCACCGCCTATTCCGAAAAAGCCCGAGCTCAGTCCGGTTACAAACGCAACCAAGCTCGTCTTCCCATGCGTCCGGATCGTCAGCGATTGTGCTGTGACATCTGGCTGGCTCCTCGTCTTTCGCATGACAACACTGACGAACATCATCAATAGGCCGAACATGAAGAGCAAGCTTTGCCCCTCGGCGATCTTTCCAAGGCTCGAACCCAAATAGGCGCCGAGTGACCCGGTGATCGCGAAGATAACGGCGCATCGCCACCAGACGTGGCCCTTAATGGCATGACCGGCCAGGTTGAGGTAGGCGTTGACCGAAACGCCAAGGGCGCCGGTGCCGATCGCCATATGAACATCGCGCATCCCGACGACGTAGATCAACAGGGGCGTGGCGAGGATCGACCCGCCTCCGCCAATCAGACCGAGCGTACATCCGATCAGCGATCCTGAACCGATCGCGAGTAAAAGCTGCTGGAGAGAACCATCCACTTCGTTACGAACCCCAGACCGATCCTGGCAGCGCGTCGAGCGGGATCTTCAGATAACGCCGGCCATTTTCCTCGGCCTGAGGCAATTCCCCTCCACGGATATTGACCTGTAGCGCATGCAAGATGAGCTTTGGCATCGGCAATGTCCTGTCGCGGGTCTCTCGAAGCCTGATGAAGTCCCTCTCTGATTGGCCGGCCACGTGCGGGTTTTTTTCCTTCTGGTCCGCGACCGAACTCTCCCACAGAGCCTGGCGCCCCCCCGGCATATAGTCGTGCCCGGTGAAGAGGCGGGTTTGGTCGGGTAGGCTCAAAATGTCCTGAATTGAGTGCCACAGGCTGGCTGCACTGCCGCCTGGAAAATCTGCGCGGGCAGAGCCGCAATCGGGCATGAAAAGTGTGTCGTGAATGAACGCTGCATCGCCGATGACATAGCTGATCGACGCCAATGTATGTCCTGGCGAATGCATGACGCGGGCTTGCAATTCACCGATGTTGAATGTCTCGCCGTCGCAAAACAGCCGATCCCATTGTGAGCCGTCGCAGGCGAGATCCGGCCAGTTATAGATCTGTTGCCAGATCTTCTGCACTTCCGTCACATGCTCGCCGATCGCTGTCGGCGCGCCGGTGCGTGACTTGAGATAACGTGCAGCCGAAAAGTGATCGGCATGCGGATGGGTATCCAGAATCCACTCGAGCGTCAGATCGTGGCTGTTGACATAGTCAAGGATACGGTCCGCATTTGTCGTTGCTGTCGAGCCAGACTTTTCGTCAAAGTCGAGCACTGGATCGATGATGGCGCATTTACGCGTACT
This Rhizobium sullae DNA region includes the following protein-coding sequences:
- a CDS encoding sulfite exporter TauE/SafE family protein, with amino-acid sequence MDGSLQQLLLAIGSGSLIGCTLGLIGGGGSILATPLLIYVVGMRDVHMAIGTGALGVSVNAYLNLAGHAIKGHVWWRCAVIFAITGSLGAYLGSSLGKIAEGQSLLFMFGLLMMFVSVVMRKTRSQPDVTAQSLTIRTHGKTSLVAFVTGLSSGFFGIGGGFLIVPGLLLSTGMPLINAVGTSLLAVGTFGLMTAANYAASGFVDWLTAGYFIAGGIGGGIVGTIAASRLATHRNALAQIFRWVVFCVSLYVLWRSYAAF
- a CDS encoding MBL fold metallo-hydrolase — protein: MRKPEVAGFYDTRTGSIQYVVACPSTRKCAIIDPVLDFDEKSGSTATTNADRILDYVNSHDLTLEWILDTHPHADHFSAARYLKSRTGAPTAIGEHVTEVQKIWQQIYNWPDLACDGSQWDRLFCDGETFNIGELQARVMHSPGHTLASISYVIGDAAFIHDTLFMPDCGSARADFPGGSAASLWHSIQDILSLPDQTRLFTGHDYMPGGRQALWESSVADQKEKNPHVAGQSERDFIRLRETRDRTLPMPKLILHALQVNIRGGELPQAEENGRRYLKIPLDALPGSVWGS
- a CDS encoding aldehyde dehydrogenase family protein, with amino-acid sequence MPLNLKVYQAFDRELIAEVPADDAAALDHKLSVAAKAFADRDAWLPAHQRMAILRKASELLEENRDRFAMMIAREGGKPLTDAVIEVTRAIDGLVNAADELRNFGGKEIPMGLTAASTNRWAFTTKEPMGVVAAISAFNHPLNLVIHQIAPAIAVGCPVIIKPAATTPVSCVEIAKLLWQAGLDERWCQTFVTEDNALAEAFATDHRVAFLSFIGSAKVGWYLKSKLSPGTRCALEHGGAAPVIVDRSANLDVIVGAIVKGGYYHAGQVCVSAQRLFVHEDILTAFTDTLAAKVGTLRVGDPTLKETEVGPLILPRETERVASWIKEAVDAGARQLGGGRMSETTLLPSVLLDPPEDARVSRLEVFGPLTCVYRYSELDEAIRIANALPYAFQASIFSSDMAVALRAAKRLDASAVLVNDHTAFRTDWMPFAGRRQSGYGVGGIPWTMEEMADDKMIVFNHVS
- a CDS encoding cupin domain-containing protein, producing the protein MKNEAMQPKNAHVLTAKIVGGSDSYVAEQGSVYRSGVSAESVGSSILWLGMISLPAGRRTSAHRHQGHETALLMTAGKEIEIWSGAGLERCEKVFPGDYLFIPAGVPHVAVNRSTETAEFLGARNDPAANESVVLMPELDDIVP
- a CDS encoding RidA family protein is translated as MAIIEQRLAAMGLELPEPLKVREGLHMPFAWVRVRGTRAYISGHVACNRDGTLARPLGKVGTEVSPEQGYASARLVALAHLASLKRAVGNLDRVTAWLRVFAMVNVAPGFNETPLVTNGYSDLILELYGPNAGAHARSSIGMAIPLNAPVNCEAEVEIDG
- a CDS encoding winged helix-turn-helix domain-containing tetratricopeptide repeat protein, which gives rise to MSTQRLAFGPFEFIAENGCLLRDNRPVAIGARGASLLAVLLAADGRVVTKSALMDVVWPGLAVEESNLSVQIAALRKLLGPASDGGDWIVTVPRVGYRFSSPVERRTDGPDSPRHSEARSSPGIAVLPFENLGGDAERQYLADGIADDLIMALARFRWFRVASRGASFALRNGPRDPKSIAHHLGVDFLVDGAIRHTGDRMRISVHLADAIKGATVWSEHYDLQVVEVFAVQDAIAERIAAAVEPELLLRHGLQVAPHTGNVTAWDLVRQGTFNFHKVTQPTHLLARRFFREAAELDPMLPEAQIWRARVNAGLIAYGWTENPASDGKEGLDAALRAIYLDARNPYAHYALAIVSAYTGRANQAILAAERSIELGPSFALGYLVLGMARLFVGDAAGARKPLARGLELNPHDPQNAVWFSLLMLALFFSGDLEGALDTGRAALKARPDWPALLRIQACCHTAVGDSQEARRFAAAAGDLPEPAGDALGPFRDGNKEWATCLEGLLRQAGHQTTGSDRTTTFPEV
- a CDS encoding acetolactate synthase large subunit; amino-acid sequence: MTKGSDLLVAALENEGVDRIFGIPGEENLDVVESIRKSSIQLVLTRHEQAAAFMAATYGRLTGKPGVCLATLGPGALNLSTGAAYALLGAMPMVMITGQKGILSSRQARFQVVDVVASMKPLTKLARQIVSPQMIPTTVREAFRIAQEERPGPVHLELPEDIAAEECQPMAMVAPHQLELPTASNAALDRAAALITAAKRPLLMFGAAASRPRSTSDIAQFVLRTRIPFFTTQMGKGTVPGGTELYMGTAALSERDYVHEAIEQADLIITIGHDTIEKPPFIMGKGGPHVVHVGYQPATVEQVYFPQSEVIGDIGPSLKALADRIEGRLPNAQALLHLRERILERIAARATEDRFTPQRLVHDIREVMPHDGILALDNGMYKIWFARNYRTKMANTLLLDNALATMGAGLPSAMVASMLHPDRRVMAICGDGGFMMNSQELETAVRMKLNLVVLVIEDRAYGMIRWKQAVDGFPDFGMTFANPDFVKYAESYGASGTRVDDIGQFEQVLENAFSGGGVHLVTVPVDYSENERVLVKELRERLPAILEI